The genomic segment TCTCTCACCATTCTGAGCTGCGGTGGTAGTAATAGCCCTCTATAGAAGCTGCGGATTTCTGGAAGCAGATATAGTAAAAACCAGCAAAGGAAGCCCCACTGATGTCTTTGATTGTGTGGTCTGGTACTAGAAACTGCTCCTGCGTACAAGTTAAAAGAAGCAGTTACTAAAAAGGAGGAAGCAAATAACTTGATTATCATTTGGCATCCTTCGTGCAGTAAAGACAATGGAGGATTTCCGCCCAGGGCAGTCACCACCAGGGTGGAGGTGTATGCAGGCCGACTGGCACAGGTCACTACAGCGTctgaagaggagaggaggaacacaGCGCACgacagcagataaagagcaaTTTGCCCATCAAATCTCCTCATTTGTTTTCCTCCCTCACTTTCCTGAGCCGTATTTGCCTATTACCTTCTACCTATACAGTCCAATCCAAAGCAGTTCACAACACATCAGAAATACAAGATCAAAACAATGGGGATCCTGGTGCAATGCCACAGACCCCAGCAGATTTCTgcttttcccttccctttcccctctgctTCTGGGACTTCCTGTCAGGtctctgtctccaccacctccactgggagtccaTTCCATGCCCCagctttccatgaagaaatattttctgatgttgctcccgagtggtgattttctgccaggtcaatGACCTGCAACCTTTTTGAACTTGCAACCTTTTCCTCATTAGGAAAAAGGGGGCAGATAGAGGCCACCGATGGCCTCCACGcgatacttttttttgtttggaaaattACCACTGCTATTACCTCTTTTTTTCTAGAGcactcttgtgcattatttatatcttttgaGGCAGCtaaatgcctctatcataccCCCATCTCTTCTGTCTTCTAAGGCATACATAGTGTATTTACTTTTCAGAGGTAGCATACGTGCCCCAAGAAATGTGAAATTAAAATCTTTACTTCTCTGAACTGCTCCCAATCATTACAAAGTGACTGATCCAGGCTTCCATTGTATTAGGACCTGAGAATGAGCTTACCTTCCACCTCATGAAGACATAGTCACCATTCTTTAACTCCTCATAATCAAAGTCGTCTGAGTTAAATGTTTTTGCATACTGATAAAAGGCCTGGAACTTGCCCTGCAagccaaggaaaaaaaaccctgtgtTATGCAGAAATACGGCAGAAATGTTTTAAGCGAATGAACCAGACTGTGAAAGTCTGCTGCATATTCCCTCTTTACTTCCTGTAGAACAAACATTCCGCAGCCTTCAGTTACTTGAAAGCTTTTGAGGCCACCCACGGATGATTTCTAGCTTGAGGGAGACCATTAATGAGCAGTCAAAACGTATACATGGTGCCAGAACAGTAAACACACTTACAATTCAGATAAATATATTAAACTGAAGTTGAAGTAATTTGGTGGCCCGATGGTTAAGCGATGCATAGGGCTGCATCCCACTCTCAGTAACAGAATgggttaaaaaaacccaaaacccacaGGGACTGACAGATGCTGCGGTTAACATCTCCCACTGTGTATTTTACTGAACATACAGAGTGCTTCTAGGTGTTTTAAaatactttatcttttttttagtttttaagaaAACTTGGCAATAGACTCCTCCATCCTTATTCCATGGGAGCACAATGGACACAAGATCTATGGGCAGGTCAACCAACCTAGATATCTGATTGGCTGCCAAGTCCTCCAGTATTTACAAGACATTTATGATTTTCAAGAGGAAACTAACGATTGGTGGCCATGTATAAAACACAAGAATTGTTTGCATGGAATGGCTACTTCTGCCATTTCAGGGTGAGGAGGTCTGGCACGGAAGAAAGACAGAACGAGAAGCCCAAGAGGAAACAGAATCGAAGACAAACTTCTTTTTACCCAGTGTTTACGATCTACATCTTCATCCGCGTCCCATTTCCTCGTTAAAAACGGATGCTTTTTACTGATAATTTCCCCTTCAAAGAAGGTAGTGAGGGTTGGGTATTCCtgcaaagaaaaagcaaaacaaagctTTATCCGAGGAGAGAGCCATGCAGAGCAAACCTTCCGGGAGTGGGAAGATTACCTTCCATTACCACCAAGCTTAAGCGTTTGGCACCCTGAACAAAGCTTCTAAACAAAGCAGGAAAGGGCAAAGAGAGAACTATTGCCGAGTTATAGCCGGGCACAAGGAGATGACGCGAGAGGGTCAATGACAAGAGTCAGGACAAGAACTTAAAGAGAGTCCCATCTTCCGTTCATGAATGCCAATGACTGAACCACACAACCTCTATCTTTAGAAAGGTATTTTTAATTCGCAGATCAAGGACTACAAAACAGAAGCCCTTTTCTATGCTAACTGCTGATTCTGAAGGGTTATTCTGAGTTTCACTACTCCTTTTGGACAACAATAATTTTTGTAAATTTAAATCACTCCCGAGAGCTGCCTAACCCTTGTGGATATCTGTGAATGTAATTTAAGTAATTATTTTTTCCAACACAATCTTGATTTTCTACAGGAGAACGAGTTAAAAAGGTAAACAAAATGCCTTTGCCAAGAACTCAAGAAATGTCCATGCTATGCACCATAAGAAAAGAAACACTCAGGAACTTAAGATAAACTATTTTACTTAAATTCTGAAACTTCTGCAGAAATCGAACGACATGCAAACATGTGATCTGAGAAATGCAAATACAGTATATCGAACGTGAGGTCACTCCCAAGGGCTCACCTCTGTAAGACCTTTGATCTTCAAGTATCCACACAGATAGGAGTTCTCCATATCCACGTGCTGAAAGAGAAGACAGAAAATGTTGGCACAGATGGAGGATCCAGCTTACACTTAAATCACTTGGTAAAACACTTCAGATCCAGTTATATGGGATACTGCTGTAGCTGGAGGTTGCAAAACCCAACACACATTTCATGGCACGGATCTGGCATAGAATGCCACTGTCCACGGGAGTtacaggaaaatacaaaaaattagAATAAATGAGATGCATGGAATAGCAGCATTTAAACATCAGGCATAGAGGGAGGGATATAGATTCCAGTCCGAAATGATTTGTAATCTAAGGGATGACAAGATACACCAGAACAGAAACTCAAGTTACAATATAAACAGCTCTGCTAATATTTAAACATGCTTACTAAAAGAGATTGATGTCTGCTCCAGTTAAATCACTGCTGTGCTCTCTGCACCAATAAGTGCTACATGTAAACACCACACTCACTGAAGCCCACCTGCTATATATTTCACATAAGCAGTTCCCACAAATTTCTCTGAATTTCTGAGAGCTATCACATTATCAAGAGATGACTTCACTCTCACTGGACTAGACTGCGCCCAATGGCAGGAAatcacaaaaatgaaatgaaagaagcCAATCTCATGCTGTATGAAAGAACTACACATCACTGCTCCCATGGGATTGAGGGGGAATTGGTGTGAACAAAATTCCTAGAACTGAAgcttgttaaaaaaacaaaacaaacaacaacaacaacaaagaaaCCCCCAATAACGAGGCATGGCTATTTGAAGTGTGTACTTTGGAAATATTGCATAATACATGGAAGGTAAGGTTTTCTTTCAGCATGGGACAGGTTATATATACCCTAAGGCACAAACCTCTCTTATATTAACAGGCAACTGTTAATATAAGAGGCAACTGCAGACCCTACTGGATCTCTGGTCATCCATCTTTTCTCATCACCACCCTCTGTATCTGCCCCACATATGCATGAACTATGCCTTTGTTTTGCTTGTTACCATCTTGTGTGGATCTCTTCTCTAAACACAATTAAGTTTAAAGATAATTTTGTAACACAGCAGCAGTTGCCAGCCTACCCGCTAATGGTGGCCACAATAAAACTAGGAGCAAGCCCAAAGCTGGTGCTCTTCCAGGGCAAGAGAGCTCTCTTTCTAAGCAGGTTTACCTCACTCATGCTGTTTCAACTAAAAAGCTTTCTCTGCAAAGGCTACTACTGATGGAGAGTCAACACCGTATTCGTTTCTGCAAGTTTCTTTCACAAGATTACAATTTTTAAAGGGTGTCATTATTTGAAATTGCTGTGCTTTGCCTTTAATTATAAGAGAGGTAGGGTCTGATTAAGATCTTTTTCACAtcctgtatctatgggaaaaatggcatagtaaatcaggcccagagCCTGTTTGAAATGCACCTAGTACTCACGCTTGAATTCCTGTTTCAAGATTACACCAACCATCACATACAAAAGCAATGTAAAGCATTGCAATCACCAAGGCTCAAATCAATAAATTGCTCAGAACAGCAGATGATTAACACAAATGCCAAACCTTGATATGGGATAAATGAATACTGCTTTCCAATTTTTACCATAAACACTGTCAAGAGAGATGCTCAGCTGACAACCTATAATatcttggtaatgaataaaaatgatCTAGGGATTAATTCTGAGACATGTACAAGGAGCTAAGTTTTTGCTGGTGGCATTGGGCACTTCTGTCCCTTGGTGAAAGTCTGCCCCGGCAGCATGTGCTTTGCAGTTTATTATGAGCTCGTTCAGCATTACTGCTCACACTGTACAATACTCAGGTCTTCATGTTTCCATCTGGGTGGCTGATTGGATGAATCGCTGACTCAGAAATTCAAAGTCCTGAAAATCCAAAGCCATATGAATTACATGAGCACCATTCAGAAAGATCCAACAGGAGTTGGTCTCTgtgaaaatatttaattttatcgCACATTAGTTGCCAACTTTTAAAAGTGATGAAAAGGGTCATTGCTTAAAAATGAATCACTCTCCCTCAGCTCTGCTGCTGGCATGAATACAAGGGCAGAAAGTCTACCAGGCTTATCAGGACTCTGTCCATTTTTCCTGCCTACTGCAACACCACACCCTGCTTGATCTCCATTTTCACCCTCACTTCTCCACCAATAAGgatccctgtgcttgtcccacacTTTCTTGAAGTCCAATACCATTTCTGCACCCACCACTTGCACTGGGAAGTTGTTTTAAGTACCCATCACTCTCTGTGCCAAATCTCTGAGTTGCCAATTGCCCCCTGTTTTTAGGCCTCctcttaaatttgttttctaTATCAAAAGATTTTTGTGAGAAATAAAGGCATCCTTATGCTGTCATATATGTTCTTCCACTATCTATTAGCCAGGTAGAGGTAGGGATTGCCACTTCTTATTTTCAGGAATGAGCAATCAGGATCTTCTCATCAGGATCTGCCAAGTATTTCCAAGTGACCAGACTGGCTgcaggatgttgggctcgatggacctttggtctgacccaacataaGAACTGccttgctggatcagaccaagatccactgagcccagcagTGCCTCCGACAGTGTCCAGCAAATCC from the Rhinatrema bivittatum chromosome 14, aRhiBiv1.1, whole genome shotgun sequence genome contains:
- the GID4 gene encoding glucose-induced degradation protein 4 homolog, whose amino-acid sequence is MCVCARARAQLAGKLAAGRGRPGGEEVALPACSAPPRRPPSAEMPVRTESCSVSAASGSSLIPPPPINTQQPGVATTLLYSGSKFRGHQKSKGNSYDVEVVLQHVDMENSYLCGYLKIKGLTEEYPTLTTFFEGEIISKKHPFLTRKWDADEDVDRKHWGKFQAFYQYAKTFNSDDFDYEELKNGDYVFMRWKEQFLVPDHTIKDISGASFAGFYYICFQKSAASIEGYYYHRSSEWYQSLNLTHVPEHSAPIYEFR